Proteins encoded together in one Thermococcus barophilus MP window:
- a CDS encoding MBL fold metallo-hydrolase, giving the protein MIEITFLGSGGGRFITITQTRSTGGFFIKASKKIYVDPGPGALVRAWRYKIDPRRIDVLFVSHRHTDHCNDVEVMLEGITMGVTKKRGILIASKSVVHGDESHTPAVSQYHLDSLEEIHTPNPGDKFILGEEEMIITPAMHADPTTIGFRLRTKYGDISYIPDTQYFDELKKWHEGARVMIAAITRPKDMRIPYHLCTEDVIYMLKGMKDKPELLIMNHIGMKMHFANPYKEAKFIENVTGVKTLVAKEGFRVTIGKEIRLKTLRPARWV; this is encoded by the coding sequence ATGATAGAGATAACATTTCTGGGCAGTGGTGGAGGCAGATTCATAACAATAACACAAACTCGTTCTACAGGAGGATTCTTCATAAAAGCGAGCAAGAAAATCTATGTCGATCCAGGTCCGGGAGCACTTGTAAGGGCTTGGCGATACAAAATCGACCCAAGACGAATTGATGTTCTCTTTGTGTCCCACAGGCATACAGATCACTGCAATGACGTGGAAGTTATGCTTGAGGGGATAACTATGGGCGTTACGAAAAAAAGGGGAATTTTAATAGCATCTAAAAGCGTTGTCCATGGAGATGAAAGTCACACACCTGCAGTTTCACAGTACCATCTCGATTCATTGGAAGAAATCCACACTCCAAATCCCGGTGATAAATTCATTCTTGGGGAGGAGGAGATGATAATAACGCCTGCGATGCATGCAGACCCCACAACCATTGGTTTTCGGCTTAGGACTAAGTATGGGGACATATCCTACATCCCCGATACTCAGTACTTCGATGAGCTCAAGAAGTGGCATGAGGGCGCAAGGGTCATGATAGCTGCTATAACCCGACCCAAAGACATGAGAATTCCATACCATCTATGCACTGAGGATGTGATTTACATGTTGAAGGGCATGAAGGATAAGCCAGAATTGCTGATTATGAACCACATAGGCATGAAGATGCACTTTGCAAATCCGTATAAGGAGGCAAAGTTCATCGAAAATGTCACTGGGGTGAAAACTCTTGTTGCAAAAGAGGGTTTTAGAGTTACAATTGGAAAAGAAATAAGACTAAAGACGCTGAGACCAGCTAGGTGGGTTTAA
- the glmM gene encoding phosphoglucosamine mutase, translated as MKLFGTAGIRGPIDSKVTPELALSVGKALGTYINSGKVVIGRDARTSSVMLENALISGLLSTGCDVIELGLIPTPMLAWATNKLGDAGVMITASHNPPTDNGIKVFNENGVEFYLEQEEELERIIFSQSYKIAKWDEIGKVKKLDLKERYINAVLKFVEHETNLTVLYDGANGTGSMIAPYLLREMGARVISINAHLDGHFPGRKPEPRYENIAYLGDLVRQLGVDLAIAQDGDADRIAVFDEKGNYIPEDTLIALFAKLYVEENKGGVVVTSINTSFRIDKVVRDAGGKVYRVPLGQLHDGIKKYHAIFAAEPWKFIHPKFGMWIDSFVTMGLLIKLIDEEKRPLSEIVKEIPQYPLIKKNVKCPDELKPKVMEVARNELERKLKDEIKEVLTISGVRFNLKDGSWVLVRPSGTEPKIRVVVEGQTEKKMRELFELAYGIVSKAVESLKPT; from the coding sequence ATGAAGCTCTTTGGAACAGCTGGGATTAGGGGCCCTATTGATTCCAAAGTAACTCCAGAACTGGCGTTAAGCGTTGGAAAAGCCTTGGGGACATACATTAATTCTGGGAAGGTTGTAATTGGTAGGGATGCAAGAACTTCAAGTGTAATGCTGGAGAATGCCCTCATAAGCGGATTGCTGAGCACAGGATGTGATGTGATAGAGCTGGGCTTAATACCAACTCCCATGCTTGCTTGGGCAACCAACAAGTTAGGCGATGCAGGGGTCATGATAACTGCCTCACATAATCCGCCAACAGACAACGGAATCAAGGTATTTAACGAAAATGGTGTTGAATTCTATCTGGAACAGGAAGAAGAGCTTGAAAGAATAATCTTCTCCCAAAGCTACAAAATAGCAAAATGGGATGAAATAGGGAAAGTCAAAAAGCTGGATTTAAAAGAAAGATACATAAATGCAGTGCTAAAATTTGTGGAACACGAAACGAATCTCACGGTTCTGTATGATGGAGCAAATGGAACCGGCAGTATGATAGCCCCATACCTCCTAAGGGAAATGGGGGCAAGGGTGATCTCAATTAATGCTCATTTAGATGGACACTTTCCGGGCAGAAAACCAGAGCCAAGGTATGAGAACATTGCATATCTTGGAGATCTCGTCAGACAACTGGGTGTTGATTTAGCAATAGCTCAAGATGGTGACGCCGATAGGATAGCGGTTTTTGATGAAAAGGGGAACTACATTCCAGAGGATACACTAATTGCACTCTTTGCCAAGCTCTATGTGGAAGAAAACAAAGGTGGGGTCGTTGTTACATCAATAAATACGAGCTTTAGAATTGACAAGGTTGTCCGAGATGCAGGGGGAAAGGTCTATCGTGTACCATTGGGTCAGCTCCATGATGGTATAAAGAAATATCACGCAATTTTTGCTGCCGAACCTTGGAAGTTCATTCATCCAAAATTTGGAATGTGGATTGATAGCTTTGTAACGATGGGACTTCTAATCAAGCTGATTGACGAAGAAAAGAGACCTCTTTCAGAGATCGTTAAGGAGATACCTCAGTATCCGCTGATAAAGAAGAATGTTAAATGTCCAGACGAGCTGAAGCCAAAAGTTATGGAAGTTGCAAGAAATGAGCTTGAAAGAAAGCTAAAAGATGAGATTAAAGAAGTTCTCACGATTTCTGGAGTAAGGTTCAATCTTAAAGATGGATCATGGGTTCTGGTAAGACCCTCTGGAACAGAACCGAAAATCAGGGTTGTTGTGGAAGGACAGACAGAAAAGAAAATGAGGGAACTATTTGAATTAGCCTATGGCATAGTTTCAAAGGCCGTCGAAAGTCTTAAACCCACCTAG
- a CDS encoding glucodextranase DOMON-like domain-containing protein, translated as MRKVFSLLAIFLVLFSTLAVPAKGEEPKPLNVIIVWHQHQPYYYDPIQDIYTRPWVRLHAANNYWKMAYYLSKYPEVHATIDLSGSLIAQLADYMNGKKDTYQVITEKIANGEPLSIDDKWFMLQAPGGFFDHTIPWNGEPVTDKNGNPIRSFWKRYTELKDKRNKAFAMYGGLPLDEQKKKITSEFTEQDYIDLAVLFNLAWIDYNYIMMHDDLKAIYEKRNTGGYTRDDVKTVLQHQMWLLNHTFEEHEKINLLLGNGNVEVTVVPYAHPIGPILNDFGWESDFDAHVKKADELYKKYLGGGKVEPKGGWAAESALNDKTLEILAENGWQWVMTDQLVLERMGIPYSIGNYYKPWVAEFNGKKIYLFPRNHDLSDRVGFRYSGMNQYEAVEDFINELLKIQKQNYDGSLVYVVTLDGENPWEHYPYDGKIFLEQLYKRLTELQKQGLIRTLTPSEYIQLYGDKANKLTPKELKRLDLSTANKAKKLLEAKSLNELYDMVGVTEPQQWIESSWVDGTLSTWIGEPQENIAWYWLYLARKALFENKDKMSPEEWNKAYEYLLRAEASDWFWWYGNDQDSGQDYTFDRYLKTYLYEIYKLAGIKPPSYLYGNYFPDGQPYRVRELSGLGEGEKKTYSSLSASAKEVEVYFDKDGMHFVIKGAPEQFEISIYEKGKIIGNTFTLLQGTPKYEYSLFPYIRDSIGLMITKHVVYKDGKAEIYEAKDYETSEKVGEATVEKLSDGVEIIVPFDYIETPEDFYFAVSTVKGGNLEVITTPVELRLPMEVKGVPIVDITDPEGDDYGPGTYTYATDKVFVKGAFDLLRFRMLEQTDAYVMEFYFKELGDNPWNGPNGFSLQIIEVYFDFKEGGNTSAIKMFPDGPGSNVQLDPDHPWDVAFRIAGWDYGNIIVLSNGTAIQGELQISADPVKNAIIVRVPKKYLQINEDYGLYGAVLVGSQDGYGPDKWRPVAVEAEQWKIGGAEPDAVINNVAPRVMDLLAPKGFKPTQEEQLKSYDAKNIKLATVKMLPLLKTGIVIKDPEGDDHGPGTYTYATNKVFVPHHLDLLKFKMTEENEYWKLEFYFKELGDNPWNGPNGFSLQIIEVYFDFKEGGNTSAIKMFPDGPGSNVDLDPNHPWDVALRIAGWDYGNIIVVPGKKPIQGELKISADPTRNAIIVELPKKYLQIDEDYGLYAAVLVGSQDGYGPDKWRPVAVQAEEWKGGGAEPDAVINNVAPRVYDLLVPEGYKPTQEEMLSSYDAKAGKRAVVLMIPIIKGTKSEEKPTPTETKTETTTTKATTTTTQTTTTKETKTTTTSTPSRTTTTSPTPSESSPTESGICGPALIIGLALLPVLLKRKR; from the coding sequence ATGAGGAAGGTGTTTTCCCTACTTGCAATTTTTTTAGTTCTCTTCAGCACTCTGGCAGTTCCAGCAAAGGGTGAAGAACCAAAGCCGCTAAATGTTATAATAGTGTGGCACCAGCATCAGCCATATTACTATGACCCAATTCAAGATATATACACAAGACCATGGGTTAGGCTCCATGCGGCAAACAACTACTGGAAGATGGCGTATTATCTGAGCAAGTATCCCGAAGTACACGCTACAATCGATTTGTCCGGTTCATTGATTGCTCAATTAGCAGATTACATGAACGGTAAAAAAGACACATACCAGGTAATCACAGAGAAGATTGCGAATGGAGAGCCATTAAGCATAGATGACAAGTGGTTTATGCTCCAAGCACCTGGAGGATTCTTTGACCACACCATTCCATGGAATGGGGAACCAGTTACGGACAAAAACGGAAACCCAATAAGGAGCTTCTGGAAGCGCTATACAGAACTCAAAGACAAGAGAAACAAAGCATTTGCAATGTATGGGGGCTTGCCATTAGATGAGCAAAAAAAGAAAATTACCTCTGAATTCACAGAACAGGATTACATTGATCTTGCAGTTCTCTTCAACTTAGCCTGGATCGACTACAATTACATAATGATGCACGATGACCTGAAAGCAATCTATGAAAAGAGAAACACTGGAGGCTATACGAGAGACGACGTTAAGACAGTATTGCAGCATCAGATGTGGCTTCTCAACCACACATTTGAAGAGCACGAAAAGATAAACCTCCTTTTAGGCAACGGTAATGTTGAAGTCACAGTCGTTCCGTATGCCCATCCGATTGGACCAATTCTCAACGACTTCGGCTGGGAGAGTGACTTTGATGCCCATGTTAAAAAGGCTGATGAGCTATACAAAAAGTATCTTGGTGGAGGAAAAGTAGAGCCAAAGGGTGGATGGGCTGCTGAGAGTGCTTTAAATGACAAAACACTGGAGATTTTAGCAGAGAATGGCTGGCAGTGGGTCATGACAGATCAGCTTGTTCTTGAGAGAATGGGAATTCCCTACAGCATTGGAAATTACTACAAGCCTTGGGTCGCCGAATTTAATGGAAAGAAGATTTATCTTTTCCCAAGAAATCATGACTTAAGCGATAGGGTTGGTTTCAGGTACAGTGGAATGAACCAATATGAAGCTGTTGAAGACTTTATCAACGAGCTCTTGAAGATCCAAAAACAGAACTACGACGGCAGCTTGGTATACGTTGTAACACTTGATGGGGAGAATCCATGGGAGCACTATCCATACGATGGCAAGATCTTCCTTGAACAGCTGTATAAAAGGCTCACTGAACTCCAAAAGCAGGGGCTAATTAGAACCCTAACACCAAGCGAGTACATACAGCTCTATGGCGACAAGGCAAACAAGCTGACTCCAAAAGAGCTAAAACGCTTAGATTTGTCAACAGCGAACAAAGCGAAGAAGCTCCTTGAGGCCAAAAGTCTGAACGAGCTCTATGACATGGTCGGCGTTACGGAACCACAGCAGTGGATTGAGTCAAGCTGGGTTGATGGAACACTTTCAACTTGGATAGGTGAGCCGCAAGAAAATATCGCATGGTATTGGCTCTACTTGGCAAGAAAGGCCCTCTTTGAAAACAAGGACAAGATGTCTCCAGAAGAGTGGAACAAGGCTTATGAATACCTGCTGAGAGCTGAAGCAAGTGATTGGTTCTGGTGGTATGGGAACGATCAAGACAGCGGTCAGGATTACACATTTGACCGCTATCTTAAGACATATCTCTATGAGATTTACAAGCTCGCAGGTATCAAGCCTCCAAGCTATCTTTACGGAAACTACTTCCCAGATGGGCAGCCATATCGCGTGAGAGAACTCTCTGGGCTCGGAGAAGGTGAGAAAAAGACGTATTCAAGTCTCTCAGCTTCCGCAAAGGAAGTCGAAGTTTACTTTGACAAGGATGGAATGCACTTTGTGATTAAAGGAGCTCCAGAGCAATTTGAAATAAGCATCTATGAAAAAGGCAAAATAATTGGAAATACGTTTACACTGCTTCAAGGAACACCAAAATATGAATACAGTTTGTTCCCGTATATAAGGGACAGCATAGGGCTCATGATAACCAAGCACGTGGTTTACAAAGATGGGAAAGCTGAAATTTACGAAGCAAAAGACTACGAAACCAGCGAAAAAGTTGGAGAGGCAACAGTAGAAAAGCTCAGCGACGGTGTTGAGATAATTGTGCCCTTTGACTACATTGAAACTCCAGAAGACTTTTACTTTGCAGTTTCAACGGTTAAAGGCGGCAACCTTGAAGTCATAACAACACCTGTTGAACTCAGACTCCCAATGGAAGTTAAAGGGGTTCCAATAGTTGACATAACGGATCCTGAAGGCGACGACTATGGTCCAGGAACCTACACATATGCCACAGATAAAGTGTTTGTTAAAGGAGCATTTGATCTGCTCCGCTTTAGAATGCTCGAACAAACAGATGCATATGTCATGGAATTCTACTTTAAGGAGCTTGGTGATAATCCATGGAATGGACCAAATGGTTTCAGTCTGCAAATCATTGAAGTCTACTTCGACTTCAAAGAAGGGGGAAATACATCAGCGATCAAAATGTTCCCAGACGGACCGGGAAGCAATGTACAGCTTGACCCAGACCATCCATGGGATGTGGCATTTAGAATAGCCGGCTGGGACTACGGAAACATAATCGTGCTATCCAACGGGACTGCTATCCAGGGAGAGCTTCAAATTTCAGCGGATCCAGTTAAGAACGCAATAATCGTGAGGGTTCCCAAGAAGTATCTCCAGATTAATGAGGATTATGGACTTTATGGCGCTGTACTTGTAGGATCTCAAGACGGCTATGGCCCAGACAAGTGGAGACCAGTGGCAGTCGAAGCGGAACAATGGAAGATTGGTGGAGCTGAACCAGATGCCGTGATAAACAATGTTGCTCCCCGTGTTATGGACCTCCTTGCTCCAAAAGGATTCAAACCAACACAGGAGGAGCAGTTAAAGAGCTATGATGCAAAGAACATCAAGCTTGCCACGGTTAAGATGCTCCCACTACTCAAGACAGGAATAGTTATCAAAGACCCAGAAGGAGACGACCATGGTCCAGGCACTTATACTTATGCAACAAACAAGGTATTCGTTCCACACCACTTAGATCTCCTCAAGTTCAAGATGACGGAAGAGAATGAGTACTGGAAGCTCGAGTTCTATTTCAAAGAGCTTGGTGATAATCCATGGAACGGTCCGAATGGATTCAGTCTGCAAATCATTGAAGTTTATTTTGACTTCAAAGAAGGTGGAAATACATCAGCAATCAAAATGTTCCCAGACGGGCCGGGTTCAAACGTTGACCTCGATCCAAACCATCCATGGGACGTTGCACTGAGGATAGCTGGCTGGGACTACGGAAACATAATCGTTGTGCCTGGAAAGAAGCCAATTCAAGGAGAATTAAAGATATCAGCGGACCCAACAAGAAATGCAATCATTGTTGAACTACCTAAGAAATACCTCCAAATTGATGAAGATTATGGACTTTATGCAGCTGTGCTTGTAGGATCACAGGATGGTTACGGCCCAGATAAATGGAGACCAGTGGCAGTTCAGGCAGAGGAGTGGAAAGGAGGCGGGGCAGAGCCCGATGCAGTTATAAACAACGTTGCACCAAGGGTTTATGATCTTTTGGTTCCAGAAGGGTACAAGCCAACGCAGGAGGAAATGCTAAGCAGCTATGATGCAAAAGCTGGAAAAAGGGCTGTTGTTCTCATGATTCCAATAATAAAGGGAACAAAGAGTGAAGAAAAGCCGACGCCAACTGAAACAAAAACGGAAACAACTACCACTAAAGCGACTACTACCACAACACAAACCACAACTACCAAAGAAACAAAAACAACTACAACAAGCACTCCAAGCAGAACCACGACAACTTCACCAACTCCAAGCGAGAGTTCACCAACTGAGAGCGGAATCTGCGGACCGGCATTGATCATTGGGCTCGCATTGCTACCAGTATTGCTTAAGAGAAAGAGATAA
- a CDS encoding ABC transporter ATP-binding protein, with the protein MAEVKLINVWKKFGEVTAVQDMSLHVKDGEFMILLGPSGCGKTTTLRMIAGLEEPTKGQIYVGDKLVADPEKGVFVPPKDRDIAMVFQSYALYPHMTVYDNIAFPLKLRKVPKQEIDRRVREVAEMLGLTELLKRKPRELSGGQRQRVALGRAIVRQPQVFLMDEPLSNLDAKLRVRMRAELKKLQKQLGVTTIYVTHDQVEAMTMGDRIAVINAGILQQVGTPDEVYNKPANVFVGGFIGSPAMNFLDASVVEDERGVWVDFGEFKLKLLEDQAEVLRELGYIGKEVIFGIRPEDLYDAMFAQVKIPGENMIRAMVDIVENLGSERIVHLRVGNLTFVGAFHAESMVKEGQEIDVVFDMKKVHIFDKKTEKAIF; encoded by the coding sequence ATGGCAGAGGTTAAGTTGATAAATGTGTGGAAAAAGTTTGGCGAAGTAACTGCAGTTCAGGATATGAGTCTTCATGTAAAAGATGGGGAATTTATGATTCTTCTCGGTCCAAGTGGTTGTGGAAAAACAACGACACTCAGAATGATTGCTGGATTAGAGGAACCAACTAAAGGACAAATATACGTTGGGGACAAATTAGTAGCTGATCCAGAGAAGGGTGTCTTTGTTCCTCCAAAGGATAGAGATATCGCAATGGTTTTCCAGAGCTATGCTCTGTATCCTCATATGACTGTTTATGATAACATAGCATTTCCACTTAAACTTAGAAAAGTTCCAAAACAGGAGATAGACAGGAGAGTCAGAGAAGTTGCAGAGATGTTGGGTTTAACCGAGCTTTTAAAGAGAAAACCCAGAGAATTAAGCGGTGGTCAGAGACAGAGAGTCGCCCTTGGAAGGGCAATAGTAAGGCAGCCTCAGGTTTTTCTTATGGATGAGCCATTAAGTAACTTGGATGCAAAGCTTAGAGTTAGAATGAGAGCTGAATTAAAGAAATTGCAAAAGCAACTCGGTGTTACTACAATTTACGTGACCCACGATCAAGTTGAAGCTATGACAATGGGAGACAGGATAGCTGTAATTAATGCAGGTATTTTGCAGCAAGTTGGAACGCCAGATGAAGTTTACAACAAGCCAGCAAATGTTTTTGTTGGTGGCTTTATTGGCTCACCAGCAATGAACTTCCTTGATGCATCAGTTGTTGAGGATGAAAGAGGGGTCTGGGTGGATTTTGGTGAATTTAAGCTCAAACTTCTTGAAGATCAAGCAGAAGTGCTGAGAGAGCTGGGTTACATAGGAAAAGAGGTCATCTTTGGTATAAGACCAGAAGACCTCTACGATGCAATGTTTGCCCAAGTTAAAATTCCAGGAGAAAACATGATCAGGGCAATGGTTGATATCGTAGAAAACTTAGGCAGCGAAAGGATTGTCCACTTAAGGGTAGGAAATCTAACATTTGTTGGTGCATTCCATGCCGAATCGATGGTAAAAGAAGGTCAAGAAATTGACGTAGTGTTTGATATGAAGAAAGTGCACATCTTCGATAAAAAGACTGAAAAAGCAATTTTCTAA
- a CDS encoding UPF0146 family protein → MYEKLAEYFAQKFKRGKIIEIGIGFNFKAALKLKEMGFDVVVIDWNPKAVERAKEIGLNAIVDDIFNPRLEIYKQAKAMYSIRPTPEMMPYLLKLAKTIKVPLYIVPFSTDAVPIEMRLENYRGLVIYKWEAKDI, encoded by the coding sequence ATGTACGAGAAACTTGCAGAATACTTTGCGCAAAAATTTAAAAGAGGGAAAATCATAGAAATCGGAATTGGCTTTAATTTTAAAGCTGCATTAAAGTTAAAAGAGATGGGATTTGATGTTGTAGTCATTGACTGGAACCCGAAAGCTGTTGAAAGGGCAAAAGAGATAGGACTAAACGCCATTGTTGATGACATTTTTAACCCTCGGCTTGAAATTTACAAACAAGCGAAAGCCATGTACTCAATCAGACCAACACCAGAAATGATGCCATACTTATTAAAGCTCGCTAAGACCATAAAAGTCCCACTATACATTGTGCCTTTTTCCACAGATGCTGTTCCAATAGAGATGAGGCTCGAAAATTATAGGGGACTGGTAATTTACAAGTGGGAGGCTAAAGATATATAA
- a CDS encoding RlmF-related methyltransferase has protein sequence MKMIGLKIEEALKIFPELQKYIKNGKLDFSSREARILYNKAVAKAVFDLKIEYHPKGLITPPISRYIFLKTFLRGGEKILEIGTGHSALMAIMAAKLFNCEAWATEIDEEFFEYAKRNIECNKVQVKLIKSKGQIIKGLIPEGEKFDVIFSAPPYYEKPTKGVLTPIEAVGGGEYGEKFSLKLLREAKDYLKPKGKVALFLPDKAPLLNAITQEAEKMGYRIRDIKFKAGTRVRHSLIFTL, from the coding sequence ATGAAAATGATAGGACTAAAAATAGAGGAAGCTCTGAAAATCTTCCCCGAGCTTCAAAAATATATAAAAAATGGCAAGCTTGACTTCAGTAGCAGAGAAGCGCGGATTCTATACAATAAGGCAGTTGCAAAAGCCGTTTTTGACCTCAAAATAGAATATCATCCCAAGGGCTTGATAACCCCTCCAATTTCACGATACATTTTTCTAAAGACATTTTTGAGAGGTGGAGAAAAAATTCTCGAAATTGGAACTGGTCACTCTGCATTGATGGCTATCATGGCAGCTAAGTTATTTAACTGCGAAGCTTGGGCCACAGAAATTGATGAGGAATTCTTTGAGTATGCAAAAAGGAATATTGAGTGTAATAAGGTTCAAGTGAAGCTCATAAAAAGCAAAGGACAGATCATAAAAGGCTTAATTCCAGAGGGAGAAAAATTCGATGTTATATTCTCAGCCCCTCCTTACTATGAGAAGCCCACAAAGGGGGTTTTAACTCCTATCGAAGCTGTAGGCGGAGGCGAATATGGAGAAAAATTCTCACTCAAGCTCTTGAGAGAGGCAAAAGACTACTTGAAACCTAAAGGAAAAGTCGCTCTGTTTTTGCCTGACAAAGCTCCTCTGCTTAATGCTATAACCCAAGAAGCCGAGAAGATGGGCTATAGAATCAGAGACATAAAATTTAAAGCAGGAACAAGAGTTAGGCACTCTTTAATTTTCACGCTATAG
- a CDS encoding M20 family metallo-hydrolase: MGEIIEKVSKEVEMLRDDMVQMLVELVRIPAISPDYGGEGEYDRAEKLLEIIRDWGFDRIERYDVPDERAKNGVRPNILAYYYGEKGEESQRLWILTHLDVVPPGEGWTVTEPFKPVIKDGKVYGRGSEDNGQSLVASLYAVKALMNLGIRPKRTIILAFVSDEETGSEYGIKWLIKNHPELFRKNDLVLVPDGGNEEGTFIEIAEKSILWMKIKFKGKQVHASMPDKGINAHRIALEYGYKLDKLLHEKYNAKDEIFDPPESTFEPTMGGNPSDAPNIASGEHEIVFDCRVLPKYNLDDILNDAKELAKEMEEKYRGAKIDIEVMQRVDAPEPTPKDSEIVKLLQNAIRILRNKEAKVGGIGGGTFAAYFRMLGIPAVVWCTCDETAHQPNEYAKIDNIVEDAKIMAILTLL; the protein is encoded by the coding sequence ATGGGCGAAATTATCGAAAAAGTCTCCAAAGAAGTTGAAATGTTGAGGGATGATATGGTTCAAATGTTGGTTGAGCTTGTCAGAATTCCAGCAATAAGCCCGGATTACGGTGGGGAAGGAGAATACGATAGGGCGGAAAAGCTTCTTGAGATTATAAGGGACTGGGGTTTTGATAGGATTGAGCGCTATGATGTCCCGGATGAGAGGGCTAAAAATGGTGTTAGGCCAAACATTTTAGCTTATTACTATGGAGAAAAGGGAGAAGAAAGCCAGCGCTTGTGGATTCTCACGCACTTAGATGTAGTTCCTCCAGGAGAAGGTTGGACGGTTACAGAACCCTTCAAGCCAGTAATTAAAGACGGGAAGGTTTATGGGAGGGGAAGCGAGGACAATGGGCAGAGTTTAGTTGCAAGCTTGTATGCTGTGAAGGCATTAATGAACCTTGGCATAAGACCAAAGAGAACAATAATCCTTGCATTTGTAAGTGATGAGGAAACAGGAAGCGAATACGGAATAAAATGGCTCATAAAAAACCACCCCGAACTCTTCAGAAAAAACGACCTCGTACTAGTACCAGATGGTGGAAACGAAGAAGGAACATTTATTGAAATAGCAGAGAAGAGCATACTCTGGATGAAGATTAAGTTTAAAGGAAAGCAAGTTCATGCAAGCATGCCTGATAAAGGCATTAACGCTCACCGCATTGCTTTGGAATATGGCTATAAGCTCGACAAACTTCTCCATGAGAAATATAATGCAAAGGATGAAATCTTTGACCCACCTGAGAGCACTTTCGAGCCAACTATGGGCGGAAATCCATCTGATGCTCCAAACATAGCTTCAGGGGAACATGAGATAGTATTTGACTGCAGAGTTTTACCCAAGTACAATCTTGATGACATTTTAAATGATGCTAAAGAGCTCGCAAAAGAAATGGAAGAAAAGTACAGAGGAGCAAAAATTGATATTGAAGTTATGCAGAGGGTTGATGCCCCAGAACCAACTCCAAAGGACAGTGAAATAGTAAAACTCCTCCAAAATGCAATTAGGATTTTGAGGAACAAAGAAGCTAAAGTTGGAGGAATTGGTGGAGGAACTTTTGCAGCTTACTTCAGAATGCTTGGAATCCCGGCAGTTGTGTGGTGTACATGCGATGAAACGGCACACCAGCCAAATGAGTACGCTAAAATAGACAATATAGTTGAGGACGCAAAAATTATGGCAATTTTAACCCTATTATGA